From a region of the Mauremys mutica isolate MM-2020 ecotype Southern chromosome 12, ASM2049712v1, whole genome shotgun sequence genome:
- the LOC123346654 gene encoding zinc finger protein RFP-like translates to MATDNPVESLQEEATCPICLEYFKDPVIIDCGHNFCRACIAQCWEGANTDISCPQCRETVQQGNLRPNRQLANVIEIAKRLSLQAAKEAGEERVYGEHQETLKLFCEENQTPICVVCDRSRAHRAHMVVPIEEAAQEYKEKLQGALGPLRKELEEALALMSAEEEEITEWQLTGSKRLVLWASGEEWERGLRAERRPHSTGSRSAACPQVEGRYILFGETQPPLAYGTCHPGCWQHQAASLVGRQQLL, encoded by the exons ATGGCCACAGACAAccccgtggaaagtctccaggaggaagctacatgtcccatctgtctggagtattttaagGACCCTGTGATTATAgattgtgggcacaatttctgccgagcctgcatcgcccagtgctgggagggagcgaATACAGAcatctcctgccctcagtgcagagaaactgtgcaacagggaaacctcagaccgaacaggcagctggcaaatgtTATAGAAATAGCCAAACggctgagtttacaggcagcaaaggaagcaggggaggagagggtgtacggggaacaccaggagactctgaaactgttctgtgaagagaatcaaacccccatctgtgtggtgtgTGACAGATCCCGGGCTCACCGCGCTCACATGGTGGTTCCCATAGAGGAAGCTGCCCaagagtacaag GAGAAactccagggagccctgggccctctgaggaaggagctggaagaggcccTGGCTCTGATGtctgcagaggaggaggagatcacAGAGTGGCAG CTGACGGGCAGCAAGCGGCTGGTGCTGTGGGCTTCGGGGGAAGAGTGGGAGCGAGGGCTCCGGGCGGAGCGCAGGCCGCACTCCACAGGCAGCAGGTCTGCAGCCTGCCCCCAAGTGGAGGGACGCTACATCCTGTTCGGGGAAactcagcctcccctggcctatggtACCTGCCATCCAGGGTGCTGGCAGCATCAGGCTGCGTCTCTGGTGGGGAGACAGCAGCTCCTgtag